The stretch of DNA gGGAGCACTATAGCATGTGTAGGTCCTTCTGTGGTCACACCTTATCAGCTGTTCCTTCTCTGGAACTGTAGCCTACCGTGTGTAGCCGAGCAAGTCCTCTGTGACCATCTGGGCTGGTTAGTTGACTGTAAAGGAATGCTGAGTTAATGCTGGTTTAAATACAGCCTGAATAGATGGACTACTGTAGGTGCAGTATACGATAGACTGTGTTTGCCTGAGTATAGCATGCAGGATTTGAGGCTTCCTCAGAGGCACTCTGCCCATTTGAAACTATAGTGCATGGAGAAACTAGGCTTCCTTTTCCCCTCATTTTGGAGCCCCTGGAAACAATAGCCATTGCCATGTTTTGTGAACTTAGGGAGGGCTATTTTTAGGATGAAGACcgtcctgtgtgagtgtgtttgtgtgtgtgtctgttgacgtGTAATTTGTCATTCAGGCAAAACGTGTTTGAAATTAATATGCTATCACCTTATCTTTAATATACAATGCTTCAACTACAGCGATTAGATAAGCCCGCATGGCAAATCAACTTAGACTACATTGCTTGATAATAGTTCAAATTATTCATTTCTACTTTCAGGCCTCTGCACTGTTGATTATTCCAGACTCTAGAGATATTTATCATACATACGCTTCCCATGACCTGATGACAGTATCAGACTTCTCTCACAAAGTGCACCTTCAGTGAGAATAAATATGACCATGTTCATCATTAACTAAAGGGTCACTGCCAAATAAAGCATCTGTCCTTGCCTGTGCAGcctctgtccttccctccaGCCTCTGTGATTTCTCAGCTGTAACTCAACCCAGGCACATGCCTCCACCTCCAGGCAGAAGGAGGACTGGGGGTGCTCACTGACAACTAACATTTCTGGGAGGCAGCGAGAATTATGCCTGGGCTCCCTGGTAGCGCAGGGTCGAAAAACTGCATGTGAAGCATTTTGAACATTTCCACAGTCGACCACAAGGTTAACCACTGCCTTCACTGGGTTGTTCAGGGAGAGAAACAACATGAATCAGCTCCTTGTTTAAGGACTGTGATATTACCCCTAGACACTGACCTGAGTCAGACTTCCACACTCACCCATATCCTGACCAGGTCTATGTCTGGTCAAGCTGGGTGAGGAATGAATCATAACATGTAGAAGGTACTCAAGGTGCGTTTAGCTTTCCTGACACCAGTGGAACCAATAAGTATTATGAGCACTATTTCCAGTCAAGTTGTCTGGAAATAGTATTATAACATGAACTCATGACCCTTTTCGACTTGTGAGAATTTTTTATGTGACTAAAAGAGACGTTGTTAATGTCATGATAGAGATGGGGCTGGGATCAGGGAGCTTGGAAGGCCAGGGCAAAGGTCACAAAGATGGGCATGTTGAGTCTCTTCACCGTAAACACCTGAGGAAAGGAAATATAAACCATCAACCTTAAATATGTCAGTCAAGCGAGAGAGACAGTATTTCTCATACAGAAATACAATCCTTCAGAGATCCAGTTCAAGCTTAGTTCTGGGCCGTGCCACCCTCTGGGCTGACCTCACCTGGCTCTTGCAGGTGTCTTTGTTCAGACCAAACTCCTTATTGATGGGACCACTGCAGAACTCCTGCCACTGGCCCCTGACCTTAGCCTGGACATTGATCTGATAGGTCACCAAGCGTACTGACATCATACTGAAGGGATGTCCCTCGCATGCTTGTACAGACATGGCTGGTTCCGAGTGTCTCAGCCtctggagacagagggacacacagacggttgagggacagacagagggacagacagacggttgagggacagacagagggacagacagacggttgagggacagacagaaggacagacagacggttgagggacagacagagggacagacagacggttgagggacagacagagggacagacagacggttgagggacagacagaaggacagacagacggttgagggacagacagagggacagacagacggttgagggacagacagagggacagcacAGAATACTAAACGCATGGCTTAGAGACAGCTCATAGCCTCATCGACACATATGGCTTATTCATATGATCCTGCCGGGACATCTAGTGGTGAATAAACAGAACTGCATTTATTCGATGGCCGTATACACACCTGCAGagagaacctgtgtgtgtccgtgtccacACTACAGGCTGCTTTGAGCAGGAAGTAGAATCCATACAGCTCGATGATCTTCGTGCAGTACTGGGGTTCCTACAGAGACGACATCCATGATACACTGTTTGTTACTGACTCATGAATTCCAGGGAACCAGGCTCACCTTCTCAACAACCATTCCAAACCGCACTGCTTGATGGGAGAAGTCTGTCACCTGCATGTCCCCTCCACtgtgaagctagagagagagaaagacaggaggaacatagatagatagtgttgtatagatagatggatagatgtatagagagatagatagttAGTTgacttgtatctgtgtgtgccgTCTGGTGGGCTCACTGTGTAGTACTGTCTGGAGAACATGCGCAGAAGCCAGGCCTGAGGAAACACACGGATCATCTGCAACTCCTCAAGATGGCGTCCTACAAGAGCCACAGGGCTAAAGGTCAAAGGTTGAAATTCAGAAaccaacccacccacccacccactcacactctctctctttctctgagttcacactctctctttctccaactgACCCCCTCAAACACGTTATCTGAGTATGATATCACTCTCCAGTCGTGAGCCTCTGTGCTCCACGCACACCCCTGACACATTGCTCAGGAATTATTGTGCTGGAAAAGTGAGGTAACCTAGATCACCAACTGATTGATAATGCGTGATGGAGTATGATCCCAATCCTGGGTCACATAAGCATGTTGGAGTCTTGTTAGTCAAACTCAGTGGGGGGCAACTAAAGGTTTGTGATGCTTCTGAATGATTTACTTACTGACTCCAGTGATGACCTGATCTAATGATGGGAGACTGCTGTTCCATCAAAAAGGGACATGACTTTCGAATGACCTAATGCGTGTCTGTTTCTAATGGTATGCTCTGTGAGATACTTTATAGAagagacagtgtgtttgtgttctttaTCTACAGTATATATCTGTTGTCACTGATATCACTGGAAAATTAAACCGGTCTGCGTTAACCGCTAGgcagaaatgtttttttctccagCTTCAAGATAGGATGGCGGTTGTTGCCAAAGTGATGTTGTCACGTATTGAGGATGTGGCCAGGGATCTGTCTTTGGTTTGGAGTACCCCTACTCACACCATTGCGACATCATAACCAGAAACACATTGCAATTTGTAATGTTCTTGGAATAATGAAACTGTTGTGGAATGGACAGGGATTAACGCACAAGCTAAACAAGAAAAGCCTAACCTTTAAATCATGTCAGGTCATTTTTAACTATGCATGGTCTTCAAACCCCCCCACCAGGAAGAGTATATAGCCTgaatttgtgtatgtatgtgtgcttgcacgcatatgtgtgcgtgtcactCACGTTCCGTGATGCCATGCAAACGCACTGCCTGAAACAGAACAATGAACTTGTGTCCTTTAGGCTGCTCAAGGAACACACCAGTCCTCTGCcaactgggagagggagagggagtgggagagggagtgggagtgggagagggagagggagagggagagggagagggagagggagagggagagggagagggagagggagagggagagggagaaactgaAGACAGACACAGTTTACAGATCAGAATGGCTAGCCTATTATCCTACCTGTGAAAgctcctgtctgtgtgaccTATGACCTCAGTGTTACCTGGAGAAGAAGCTGATGATGGTCCTATGGGAGGGCATGATCTGGGCGTCAGGGTTGAACTGCAGGAACACCCAGTAGAGCACTGTCTTTAATAGGTCGTACTCGCAGCTTGCAAACACCCTAGAGCGGGAAGAGGAGAGCTTGATTTAGTGCCCACGGCAACCTGGGTGGTGCTGGTGAGACGTGAGTGTCGTA from Osmerus eperlanus chromosome 12, fOsmEpe2.1, whole genome shotgun sequence encodes:
- the btbd16 gene encoding BTB/POZ domain-containing protein 16 yields the protein MFYLVSRRVFHNNKPDVVLECMGSQWELQCPHFTKSGTLANLHMAARQQRVKLQQERKGSNRSAGNRALFQPSISGFSRDKQKGGKLPGSLPLQLPVKHHTVTKDALSVAPRRLCNPEACLDRWEETLVSAASLLGPPHLFKRCLTEMIDKISCSTVCDFHQVSCRYKERSLQRACERWLELHLVTELRCFICLRDLPFEVLHKTLRSPRVFASCEYDLLKTVLYWVFLQFNPDAQIMPSHRTIISFFSSWQRTGVFLEQPKGHKFIVLFQAVRLHGITERRHLEELQMIRVFPQAWLLRMFSRQYYTLHSGGDMQVTDFSHQAVRFGMVVEKEPQYCTKIIELYGFYFLLKAACSVDTDTHRFSLQRLRHSEPAMSVQACEGHPFSMMSVRLVTYQINVQAKVRGQWQEFCSGPINKEFGLNKDTCKSQVFTVKRLNMPIFVTFALAFQAP